In Sulfurisphaera javensis, a single genomic region encodes these proteins:
- a CDS encoding nucleotidyltransferase domain-containing protein: MILFGSRARGDYTESSDYDVLYVDDNIPVDPKKVDNNLYLKVVNMFDCKRCVYEYKGVPKETQLFRPIHFTNN; this comes from the coding sequence ATAATTCTTTTTGGGTCTAGGGCTAGAGGAGATTACACTGAAAGTAGCGATTACGACGTTCTTTATGTAGATGACAACATACCAGTAGATCCTAAAAAAGTTGATAACAATCTTTACCTTAAAGTTGTTAACATGTTTGATTGTAAACGCTGTGTTTATGAATACAAGGGTGTTCCTAAAGAAACTCAACTCTTCAGACCCATTCATTTTACAAATAATTGA